One Actinomycetota bacterium DNA segment encodes these proteins:
- a CDS encoding DUF4012 domain-containing protein, with amino-acid sequence MPVLPLLLSVALLLLGLVGLAVRPVIAAARDADRELRTARAAMLGGDPQRARDSFASARDRFAEAVRLTEGGALRTARAIPLVERWTEPAAQLAQGGELVASAGLGLVEAWELMDPDESGFDIAGLRKGVAGLEPVEALLAQAAQTVEEAPPPLSAVTARFNHEVTRLRDQVRSGREAAGLLAEALAGRKRYFVAMQTPSELRGTGGLIGAYGIAEVNDGRIELVDFGRPARDLPKPSSLGLTVPDWYSRRYDRFQAMDLWQNINMTPDFPTAARIVTDAAPRIPGVGRVDGVISLDPVALAALLRTTGPVRTEGWPEPISHRNVVAVLGNEFYARYPDWDERADLTSDISEVALKRFFTGERRLSRDGLAALGASVSGRHFQFFFTDPALQGKVEEMGASGSLDAPGLPVFGVVAQNASGHKADYYMRRLVIYDVEVLPDGLVSVRVNVRLHNRAPREGQPAYVIGPYKGSGDEPGLNRSYLSIYAPPGAEIVEARTDTGATALETGTEKGLSVFSTFVEVPAGGFRKISATLLIPGLVTDDGSGPQLRARMRTQPLMFPDRTFVRLIGNGWDVSGVEGDPAPIRGDVFGLLWSSSDGTDVDVRANVARR; translated from the coding sequence GTGCCGGTCCTGCCTCTCCTGCTGTCGGTCGCGCTCCTCCTCCTCGGCTTGGTGGGGCTCGCCGTGCGTCCGGTCATCGCGGCCGCGCGCGACGCGGACCGCGAGCTGCGGACGGCCCGGGCGGCCATGCTGGGGGGCGACCCGCAGCGCGCCCGGGACTCGTTCGCCTCCGCTCGCGACCGGTTCGCGGAGGCGGTCCGACTGACGGAAGGCGGCGCGCTCCGGACGGCGCGGGCGATCCCCCTCGTCGAACGGTGGACCGAGCCGGCCGCGCAGCTCGCCCAAGGTGGCGAGCTGGTCGCCTCGGCGGGACTCGGCCTCGTCGAGGCCTGGGAACTGATGGACCCCGACGAGAGCGGGTTCGACATCGCAGGTCTGCGGAAGGGGGTGGCGGGGCTCGAACCGGTCGAAGCCCTCCTCGCTCAGGCGGCTCAGACCGTCGAAGAGGCCCCGCCACCCCTCTCCGCCGTTACGGCTCGCTTCAACCACGAGGTTACCCGGCTAAGGGACCAGGTCCGGTCCGGACGCGAGGCGGCCGGGCTCCTGGCCGAGGCCCTGGCGGGCCGCAAGCGCTACTTCGTCGCGATGCAGACCCCGAGCGAGCTCAGGGGGACCGGTGGGCTCATCGGTGCGTACGGGATCGCCGAGGTGAACGACGGACGAATCGAGCTGGTCGACTTCGGACGCCCGGCCCGCGACCTGCCGAAGCCGAGCTCCCTGGGCCTGACCGTCCCGGACTGGTACTCCCGCCGCTACGACCGCTTCCAGGCGATGGACCTCTGGCAGAACATCAACATGACGCCGGACTTCCCCACGGCCGCGCGGATCGTGACGGACGCCGCACCCCGGATCCCGGGCGTCGGCCGCGTGGACGGCGTGATCTCCCTCGACCCGGTCGCGCTCGCGGCGCTCCTGCGGACGACCGGTCCGGTCCGGACCGAGGGGTGGCCCGAGCCCATCTCGCACCGCAACGTCGTGGCCGTGCTCGGCAACGAGTTCTACGCGCGCTACCCCGACTGGGACGAGCGCGCCGACCTCACCTCCGACATCAGCGAGGTGGCGCTGAAGCGCTTCTTCACCGGCGAGCGCCGGCTGTCCCGGGACGGGCTCGCCGCGCTGGGGGCCAGCGTGTCCGGCCGTCACTTCCAGTTCTTCTTCACCGACCCCGCCTTGCAGGGCAAGGTCGAGGAGATGGGCGCGAGCGGGAGCCTCGACGCCCCCGGGCTCCCCGTCTTCGGCGTCGTCGCGCAGAACGCCAGCGGCCACAAGGCCGATTACTACATGCGGCGCCTCGTGATCTACGACGTGGAGGTGCTGCCCGACGGACTGGTCTCCGTGCGGGTCAACGTGCGCCTGCACAACCGGGCGCCCCGCGAGGGACAGCCCGCCTACGTCATCGGTCCCTACAAGGGCTCGGGCGACGAGCCCGGGCTCAACCGCAGCTACCTGAGCATCTACGCTCCCCCGGGAGCGGAGATAGTCGAAGCGCGGACGGACACCGGCGCGACCGCCCTGGAGACGGGGACCGAGAAGGGCTTGAGCGTCTTCTCGACCTTCGTCGAGGTGCCGGCGGGCGGCTTCCGCAAGATCAGCGCGACGCTGCTCATCCCCGGACTCGTGACCGACGACGGGTCGGGCCCCCAACTCCGCGCCCGTATGCGTACGCAGCCGCTCATGTTCCCGGACCGCACCTTCGTGCGGCTGATCGGGAACGGGTGGGACGTGTCCGGGGTCGAGGGAGACCCGGCGCCGATCCGGGGCGATGTCTTCGGGCTCCTGTGGAGCTCGTCCGATGGAACTGATGTGGACGTGCGAGCGAACGTCGCACGCCGCTGA